One part of the Anopheles coustani chromosome 2, idAnoCousDA_361_x.2, whole genome shotgun sequence genome encodes these proteins:
- the LOC131266078 gene encoding uncharacterized protein LOC131266078, translating into MGKNKHGKKKVYLSNVDVPLSKTDAKVVKANAPVNGTVQPPKSILKPASSQQPSTSTDCNKYVVPELFSTLAVCQKIERVKNTQYPLITNSGQLTPNSKKQLNTKITKKLNHQPDANVYSRLTPVVVNDNLRPPAETRTKYQFTGKKDPEPTLSDYLMPIEPYKIEYAIALPVHTMGKVQADNYPNIIYVMSNLDGEFGLRLN; encoded by the exons ATGGGAAAGAATAAACACGGAAAAAAGAAGGTATATTTAAGCAACGTCGACGTTCCCCTGTCCAAAACGGACGCAAAGGTCGTGAAAGCAAACGCACCCGTAAACGGGACCGTTCAGCCCCCGAAATCAATTCTGAAACCGGCATCGTCCCAGCAACCATCAACATCGACCGATTGCAACAAATACGTGGTACCGGAGCTATTCTCAACCCTAGCCGTGTGCCAGAAGATTGAAAgagtaaaaaacacacaatatCCATTAATCACAAACTCCGGGCAGCTTACACCCAATAGCAAAAAACAACTGAACACAAAG ATTACAAAGAAGCTCAATCACCAACCCGATGCAAATGTATACAGTCGACTAACGCCGGTTGTCGTGAACGACAATCTGCGTCCTCCTGCAGAAACGCGCACCAAATATCAGTTCACCGGCAAAAAGGATCCCGAGCCAACGCTGAGCGATTATTTGATGCCAATCGAACCGTACAAAATTGAGTACGCCATAGCGCTGCCAGTGCATACCATGGGCAAGGTACAAGCAGACAATTATCCAAACATTATATACGTGATGTCGAATCTTGACGGAGAGTTCGGATTAAGGCTTAATTAG